From the Entomomonas sp. E2T0 genome, one window contains:
- a CDS encoding sensor histidine kinase — MSMNFSVSYLALISVIYLLVLFGIAWVSEHNKVASKLISHPIIYILSLGVYNSALTFYGLVALAMHYGYGYLAIGLGFTGAFLLVPVLLFPILKLTQNYQLSSLADLFAFRFRSRWAGILTCVFMLIGMLPLIALQIKAITQSVTILTHQTTSHWVSFIFCTLLIVFAVLFGSRQVSIREKRVGLVVAVAFESIVKLLAFLIIAGYVLYGIFGGFGGLNEWLVQNKEALVSLHLPLQEGPWRALLLSFFAATIVAPHMFHLTFTENVTPKALMFASWGTPLYLLAMAFCVPLILWGGLVQNLSIDPEYYILGIGMHNDNNWLSLIAYVGGLAAGSGLIIVSTIALSGMLLNHVVLPMYTPSANTNIYRWLKWLRRTLIVIIILLGYIFYLLIQSDYTNNEIGITAFIATLQFFPGVLVLLYWKLGNKKGFIAGLLAGMGSWFVIMLIPLITSIDYISIPFLGRFKLLGASDWHVTSMISLSINVAIFFVVSLITKRSEEEKYAADLCAVNTTQYVQRKEMTLSSPQEFVKALEVPLGYKTARKEVERALDDLGFTIDEQRSYALRRLREQIEVNLSGLMGPHLSQQIVDKFLSYESEQLIAQNEDIYFMESHLESYETRLTGLAAELDSLRRYHRLTLQTLPIGVCSVSRSQDILLWNRAMEELTGLTADNIVGANLHYIKGAWRELLISCMESEGDHLYKQRIDINGHSRWYNLHKATISDTILINSGGMVILIEDITDTYLLEDQLIHSERLASIGRLAAGVAHEIGNPVTGIACLAQIMRDEWADNKEVTEMSAQIIEQTKRISRIVHSLMNFAHAGGQIQASAPVSLYEIIQETIHLLVLNKEKKDVQFNNFCNPKHQVLGNSQRLTQVLINLLDNARDASIENGIIAISSYEHENTIELWIEDEGEGITDEIKDQVFEPFFTTKEPGVGTGLGLSLVYSIIEDHHGKITIKSPVNLDTKKGTRFSIILPKYTDHTMV; from the coding sequence ATGTCGATGAACTTTAGTGTTAGCTACCTTGCACTTATTAGCGTTATTTACTTATTAGTATTATTTGGTATTGCTTGGGTTTCAGAACATAATAAAGTAGCCAGTAAACTAATCAGTCATCCTATTATTTATATATTGTCTTTAGGCGTTTATAACAGTGCATTAACTTTTTATGGCCTAGTTGCATTGGCTATGCATTATGGTTATGGCTATTTGGCTATTGGTTTAGGATTTACAGGAGCATTTCTATTAGTACCTGTACTGCTATTTCCTATTTTAAAGCTTACTCAAAATTATCAACTTTCTTCTTTGGCCGATTTATTTGCTTTTAGATTCCGTAGTCGTTGGGCAGGTATTTTAACCTGTGTCTTTATGTTGATTGGTATGTTGCCCTTAATTGCTTTACAAATTAAAGCAATTACCCAATCAGTAACCATCTTGACTCATCAGACTACTTCACATTGGGTTTCTTTTATTTTTTGTACCTTATTAATCGTTTTTGCTGTGTTGTTTGGTTCAAGGCAGGTTTCGATTCGTGAGAAGCGAGTAGGGTTGGTGGTTGCTGTAGCATTTGAATCGATCGTTAAATTATTGGCTTTTCTAATTATTGCTGGTTATGTGCTATATGGTATTTTTGGTGGTTTTGGTGGCCTAAATGAATGGTTAGTACAAAATAAAGAAGCCTTAGTTAGTTTACATTTACCTTTGCAAGAGGGGCCTTGGCGTGCCTTGTTGCTATCATTTTTTGCGGCAACAATTGTGGCGCCTCATATGTTCCATTTAACTTTTACAGAAAATGTAACACCAAAAGCATTAATGTTTGCTAGCTGGGGAACCCCTCTCTATTTATTAGCGATGGCTTTTTGTGTACCTCTTATTCTTTGGGGAGGACTTGTCCAAAATTTATCCATTGATCCTGAGTATTATATTTTAGGTATCGGAATGCATAATGATAATAACTGGTTATCACTTATTGCTTATGTTGGAGGATTAGCAGCAGGTAGTGGCTTAATTATCGTATCAACTATTGCATTATCAGGGATGTTACTGAATCATGTGGTTTTACCCATGTATACACCATCAGCAAACACCAATATCTATCGTTGGCTGAAATGGCTTCGTCGAACATTAATAGTTATTATTATTTTATTAGGCTATATTTTTTATTTATTAATCCAATCAGATTATACCAACAATGAAATTGGTATAACGGCTTTTATAGCAACCTTACAATTTTTCCCTGGTGTATTGGTTTTACTCTATTGGAAGTTGGGTAATAAAAAAGGCTTTATTGCTGGGCTATTAGCTGGTATGGGAAGTTGGTTTGTGATTATGTTAATACCATTAATCACCTCCATTGACTATATCTCTATTCCTTTTTTAGGCCGTTTTAAGTTATTAGGTGCTAGTGACTGGCATGTCACCAGTATGATTTCGTTGTCGATCAATGTTGCAATATTTTTTGTAGTATCTTTAATTACCAAACGCTCTGAAGAAGAAAAATATGCTGCTGATTTATGTGCAGTAAATACTACTCAGTATGTGCAACGTAAAGAAATGACATTAAGTTCACCACAGGAGTTCGTTAAGGCATTAGAAGTGCCGCTAGGCTATAAAACAGCCCGTAAGGAAGTTGAGAGGGCATTGGATGATTTAGGGTTTACTATTGATGAACAACGTTCTTATGCTTTGCGCCGTTTAAGAGAGCAGATAGAGGTCAATCTGTCAGGATTAATGGGGCCTCACCTTTCGCAGCAAATAGTTGATAAATTTTTAAGTTATGAGTCAGAGCAATTAATTGCCCAAAATGAAGATATTTATTTTATGGAAAGCCATTTGGAAAGCTATGAAACACGCTTAACAGGCTTGGCTGCTGAGTTAGATTCTTTGCGTCGTTACCATCGTTTAACCTTACAAACTTTACCCATTGGTGTTTGCTCTGTTTCTAGAAGTCAGGATATCTTGCTGTGGAATCGAGCTATGGAAGAGTTAACAGGATTAACAGCAGATAATATTGTGGGGGCAAATTTACATTATATAAAAGGTGCTTGGCGTGAGCTATTAATTAGTTGTATGGAGTCTGAGGGTGATCATCTTTATAAGCAACGTATTGATATTAATGGACATAGTCGTTGGTATAATCTGCATAAAGCTACTATTAGTGACACTATTTTAATCAATAGTGGTGGTATGGTTATTCTGATTGAAGATATTACAGACACTTATTTATTAGAAGATCAACTCATTCACTCTGAACGTTTAGCTTCCATTGGTCGATTAGCTGCTGGTGTTGCCCATGAAATTGGTAATCCTGTAACAGGTATTGCTTGTTTGGCGCAAATCATGAGAGATGAGTGGGCTGATAATAAAGAAGTGACAGAAATGTCAGCACAAATTATTGAACAAACTAAACGCATTTCTCGTATTGTCCATTCATTAATGAACTTTGCTCATGCTGGAGGGCAAATTCAAGCAAGTGCGCCCGTTTCATTGTATGAAATTATACAAGAGACCATTCATTTATTGGTGCTTAATAAAGAGAAAAAAGATGTGCAGTTCAATAATTTCTGTAACCCTAAGCATCAAGTTTTAGGTAACTCACAACGACTAACGCAAGTACTTATTAATCTGTTAGATAATGCAAGAGATGCTTCAATAGAAAATGGCATAATTGCTATATCTAGTTATGAGCATGAAAATACCATAGAACTTTGGATTGAAGATGAGGGTGAAGGTATTACAGATGAGATTAAGGATCAAGTGTTTGAACCATTTTTTACCACAAAAGAACCAGGGGTAGGAACGGGGCTTGGGTTATCTTTGGTCTATTCGATTATAGAGGATCATCATGGCAAAATCACCATTAAGAGCCCAGTAAATTTAGATACAAAAAAGGGAACACGTTTTTCTATAATATTACCTAAATATACTGACCATACTATGGTATAG